The Cynocephalus volans isolate mCynVol1 chromosome 2, mCynVol1.pri, whole genome shotgun sequence genome window below encodes:
- the LOC134370741 gene encoding LOW QUALITY PROTEIN: ret finger protein-like 3 (The sequence of the model RefSeq protein was modified relative to this genomic sequence to represent the inferred CDS: substituted 1 base at 1 genomic stop codon), producing MXRLSFVTTNSHSTHGNSLPMYIFSLAVDMAESLQEASRCPICPAYLERPMHLKCGCSFCLNCINLLQKELHGEDFFCFFCPIVSQKNDISPNRQLGKLVSSIKELEPQLRAVLQMNPRMRKFQVDVTLDVDTANNFLLISDDLRSVRCGWDRQNRPSLAQRFDCAVCVLGSPRFSSGRHYWEVDVGTSIEWDLGVCRESAPRQGRIRLTTELGFWTVSARAGGYYSASSMPPAALCDDFRFQRVGIFLDMGMGNVSFFNSEDGSHIFTFTGVSAEEPLRPFFAPSVPPNGDQGVLSVCPVMSPATARSPVHPG from the exons ATGTAAAGGTTGtcatttgtcacaactaatagTCATTCAACTCATGGAAATTCTCTTCCCATGTACATTTTCTCCCTGGCAGTGGACATGGCTGAATCCTTACAAGAAGCAAGCAGATGTCCCATCTGCCCAGCATATCTTGAAAGACCAATGCACCtgaaatgtggatgcagcttctGCCTCAACTGCATCAATTTATTGCAGAAGGAGCTCCATGGAGAGgatttcttttgcttcttctgCCCTATTGTCTCTCAGAAGAATGACATCAGCCCCAATCGGCAGCTGGGGAAGCTGGTGTCCAGTATCAAGGAGCTGGAGCCCCAACTGAGAGCAGTTCTGCAGATGAACCCACGGATGCGGAAGTTCCAAG tGGATGTGACCTTGGATGTTGACACAGCTAACAACTTCCTCCTCATTTCTGATGACCTCAGGAGCGTCCGATGTGGGTGGGACAGACAGAATCGGCCATCGCTTGCCCAGAGGTTCGACTGTGCAGTCTGTGTCCTGGGCTCCCCTCGCTTCTCCTCTGGCCGCCATTACTGGGAGGTGGACGTGGGAACAAGCATAGAATGGGACCTGGGAGTTTGCAGAGAATCTGCTCCCCGACAAGGACGGATCCGACTGACCACAGAGCTGGGATTCTGGACTGTGAGTGCGAGGGCTGGAGGCTACTACTCTGCCAGTTCAATGCCTCCAGCTGCCCTCTGTGATGACTTTAGGTTCCAGCGAGTGGGGATTTTCCTGGATATGGGCATGGGAAACGTTTCCTTTTTCAACTCTGAAGATGGTTCTCACATCTTTACATTCACGGGAGTTTCTGCTGAGGAGCCACTGCGCCCATTTTTTGCCCCTTCAGTTCCACCTAATGGTGATCAGGGTGTCCTGAGTGTCTGTCCTGTGATGAGTCCGGCCACTGCCAGGTCTCCAGTCCACCCTGGGTAG